One part of the Tautonia rosea genome encodes these proteins:
- a CDS encoding MlaD family protein, which translates to MHREIGPLRALANGVFCLGLLGLAGFGAVQVAGKNWQVQDTYHLSAAFDSISGLEPGGRVFVQGVDAGVVEAIVPPSTPGDPVRLTLRIDARLRPLIRTDAEARIVTQGVVGARVVEIRPGSAEAEILPDGGVIASEKPLELADLMQKASAALERLDTVAGSAEEGLAEVNAIASAIRGGEGTLGRLLTDDEPVNRLVQLTDRGEQTLADIQDNLDALKNTWPISRYFTRRGYDDRDLALYRPNASRKSMTISESDLFDPGRAVLTKAGREQLNSVAEWTKEHLTKKTEVVIASFTDNSLDDLMAERLTQQQAEAIREYLVDNHGIDSAGWFRSRTVAAVGFGRHRPRMISAEPQGTSPDRRVEIILFTPQAAS; encoded by the coding sequence ATGCATCGAGAGATCGGACCGCTGCGAGCCCTGGCCAACGGGGTGTTTTGCCTGGGCCTTCTGGGACTGGCCGGCTTCGGCGCGGTCCAGGTGGCCGGAAAGAACTGGCAGGTGCAGGACACCTATCATCTCTCGGCCGCGTTCGATTCGATCAGCGGACTGGAGCCCGGAGGCCGCGTCTTCGTCCAGGGGGTCGATGCCGGGGTGGTCGAGGCGATCGTTCCGCCCTCGACCCCAGGTGATCCGGTCCGGCTGACGCTTCGGATCGACGCCCGGCTCCGCCCCTTGATCCGGACCGATGCCGAGGCCCGGATTGTCACTCAGGGGGTCGTCGGTGCCCGGGTCGTCGAGATCCGCCCGGGAAGCGCCGAGGCCGAGATTCTGCCCGACGGCGGTGTCATTGCCAGTGAGAAACCGCTGGAACTGGCCGACCTGATGCAGAAGGCGTCGGCAGCCCTTGAACGGCTCGACACCGTGGCCGGGTCCGCCGAAGAAGGGCTGGCCGAGGTCAACGCCATTGCCTCGGCCATCCGAGGTGGTGAAGGCACCCTCGGCCGGCTCTTGACGGACGACGAACCGGTGAACCGGCTGGTCCAACTCACCGACCGTGGCGAACAGACGCTCGCCGACATTCAAGACAATCTGGATGCATTAAAGAACACCTGGCCCATTTCGCGCTATTTCACCCGCCGCGGCTATGACGACCGGGACCTGGCGCTCTACCGGCCCAACGCAAGCCGAAAATCGATGACGATTTCCGAATCCGACCTGTTCGATCCTGGTCGGGCGGTACTGACCAAGGCGGGTCGAGAGCAGCTGAACAGCGTGGCCGAGTGGACCAAGGAGCATCTTACGAAGAAGACCGAGGTGGTCATCGCGTCGTTCACCGACAACTCGCTCGATGACCTGATGGCAGAGCGATTGACCCAGCAGCAGGCCGAGGCGATCCGCGAATATCTGGTCGACAACCACGGAATCGACTCGGCAGGCTGGTTTCGATCGAGAACGGTCGCCGCCGTCGGGTTTGGACGCCATCGGCCCCGGATGATTTCTGCCGAACCACAGGGGACCTCTCCCGATCGTCGGGTCGAGATCATCCTGTTCACCCCTCAAGCAGCCTCGTGA